One region of Chlamydiota bacterium genomic DNA includes:
- a CDS encoding ATP-binding cassette domain-containing protein, with protein MIDARNLSKSYADTRAVDEITFRVRKGEILGLLGPNGAGKTTTMRMLTCFMPPTSGTATVGGYDIFRESLEVRRIIGYLPENVPLYPEMRVEEYLDYRARLKGVPRRARRARLADVMEKTLVSDVRRRIIGHLSKGYRQRVGLAEALVHDPKVLILDEPTIGLDPNQVRQVRSLIKRLGGEYTILLSTHILPEVEAICGRVIIINRGRIVAMDSPENLVRDIRGGTRLSVEVRGPGEEVRQALSRVAGVEKVEPRGEGGGVGLFSVALRQGADAREEIARLIAERRWGLREMKRETVTLEEIFVHITMREQENG; from the coding sequence ATGATCGACGCACGCAACCTCAGCAAGAGCTACGCCGACACGCGCGCGGTGGACGAGATCACCTTCCGCGTCCGCAAAGGCGAGATCCTCGGTCTCCTCGGCCCCAACGGCGCCGGGAAGACCACCACGATGCGGATGCTCACCTGTTTCATGCCGCCCACCTCGGGCACCGCCACGGTCGGCGGCTACGACATCTTCCGCGAATCGCTCGAGGTGCGCAGGATCATCGGCTATCTCCCGGAGAATGTCCCCCTCTACCCGGAGATGCGCGTCGAGGAGTACCTCGACTACCGGGCCCGACTCAAGGGGGTGCCCCGCAGGGCCCGCCGCGCGCGTCTGGCCGACGTGATGGAGAAGACGCTGGTTTCCGACGTCCGCCGCCGGATCATCGGCCATCTCTCGAAAGGCTACCGCCAGCGCGTCGGCCTCGCCGAGGCGCTCGTCCACGACCCGAAGGTCCTCATCCTCGACGAGCCGACCATCGGCCTGGACCCCAACCAGGTCCGCCAGGTGCGCTCGCTGATCAAGCGGCTCGGCGGGGAGTACACCATCCTCCTCTCCACGCACATCCTCCCGGAGGTGGAGGCGATCTGCGGGCGCGTCATCATCATCAACCGCGGCAGGATCGTCGCGATGGACTCCCCCGAGAACCTGGTCCGCGATATCCGCGGCGGCACGCGGCTTTCCGTCGAGGTGCGCGGCCCCGGGGAGGAGGTGCGCCAGGCCCTCTCGAGGGTCGCGGGCGTGGAGAAGGTCGAGCCCCGCGGCGAAGGCGGCGGCGTCGGCCTCTTTTCCGTCGCGCTCCGGCAGGGGGCGGACGCGCGCGAGGAGATCGCGCGGCTGATCGCGGAGCGGCGGTGGGGACTGCGGGAGATGAAACGGGAGACCGTCACGCTCGAGGAGATCTTCGTCCATATCACGATGCGCGAGCAGGAGAACGGATAG
- a CDS encoding ABC transporter permease subunit: protein MVKIAPLFAKELKAYFYSPIAYVVLVVFLAFNSFIFSVLMIVLNDPRMTIDGSAMQLYFGRTIFLYLVLSIVPAVITMRLIAEERRAGTLEVLMTAPVTDWELVLSKFLGAWAFFAFLWLPTLLYVAVLRWYSPLDLGPVASGYLGTLLIGAMFIAIGLLCSALTRNQIIAAVVSYLLVTVIWIVGVFESLVSGPLAKGIFSYLSVFQHFDGFSKGIVDSRPLVYYLSSAALCLFLTVRVVESQKWR from the coding sequence ATGGTCAAGATAGCCCCGCTGTTCGCCAAGGAGCTCAAGGCGTACTTCTACTCGCCGATCGCCTATGTCGTGCTGGTGGTCTTTCTGGCGTTCAACTCGTTCATCTTCTCCGTGCTGATGATCGTCCTCAACGACCCGCGGATGACGATCGACGGCTCCGCGATGCAGCTCTACTTCGGCAGGACGATCTTCCTCTACCTCGTCCTCTCCATCGTGCCGGCGGTCATCACGATGCGGCTCATCGCCGAGGAGCGCAGGGCGGGGACGCTCGAGGTGCTGATGACCGCCCCGGTCACCGACTGGGAACTCGTCCTCTCGAAGTTCCTCGGCGCCTGGGCGTTCTTCGCCTTCCTCTGGCTGCCGACCCTGCTCTACGTGGCGGTGCTGCGCTGGTACTCGCCGCTCGACCTCGGGCCGGTCGCCTCGGGCTACCTGGGGACGCTGCTGATCGGCGCGATGTTCATCGCGATCGGGCTCCTCTGCTCGGCGCTCACTCGCAACCAGATCATCGCGGCCGTCGTAAGCTATCTCCTCGTCACCGTCATCTGGATCGTGGGCGTCTTCGAGAGCCTCGTCTCGGGCCCGCTCGCCAAGGGGATCTTCTCCTACCTGAGCGTCTTCCAGCACTTCGACGGGTTCAGCAAGGGGATCGTGGATTCGCGGCCGCTCGTCTACTACCTGAGCTCCGCCGCACTCTGCCTCTTCCTGACCGTGCGGGTCGTCGAGTCGCAGAAGTGGCGGTGA
- a CDS encoding beta-lactamase family protein, which produces MASIAFFGIFGVATALCAVSAPAQDTALHAQVERRIVEITDAALVRHGIPGAVVGVRIGGAGTWLVARGKADLDAGRDAEATDPIRIGSVTKSFTAVAALQLADRGLLDLDDALDRFDAGAKVPHAAEITVRMLLNHTSGIFDYANDEVFEEDFATKPDKTWTPEELVDIAVSHGPDFPPGARWAYSNTNYILLGMIAEEVSGEFIGDLIRENIVEPLGLACTVWPDGPTMEDPCLHGYWDPGCTGVLKDCSRYEPTAEFGAGAMISCVEDLLVWAKAFAEGALLGESVRREQRTLVDAGGGGRWGLGVSFVHGFYGHGGNIRGYDISMYHLPSRDASFAILLNRQVGWEECSAPVVVSASIFKEIAAELVKASSLLQLDLNGREAAVGDTVSVLATAAHLVPPFDAYCVVEDPAGTLFSLGPGGAVMPGVSPFARGVPFVSDPVTVELFRDPIPPGLRLGRYRVTLGICDPGARPSLDSAREYRQDLIAIR; this is translated from the coding sequence ATGGCCTCTATCGCGTTCTTCGGGATCTTCGGCGTAGCGACGGCCCTCTGCGCGGTTTCCGCCCCCGCGCAGGATACCGCCCTGCATGCGCAGGTCGAGCGCCGCATCGTTGAGATCACGGACGCCGCCCTCGTCCGGCACGGCATCCCCGGGGCGGTCGTGGGCGTCCGGATCGGCGGCGCGGGGACGTGGCTCGTGGCGCGCGGGAAGGCCGACCTCGACGCGGGCAGGGACGCGGAGGCCACCGACCCCATCCGCATCGGAAGCGTCACGAAGTCGTTTACGGCGGTCGCGGCGCTCCAGCTCGCCGACCGCGGCCTGCTCGATCTCGACGACGCGCTCGACCGGTTTGACGCCGGGGCGAAGGTGCCCCACGCCGCCGAGATCACCGTCCGGATGCTCCTCAATCACACGAGCGGCATCTTCGACTATGCGAACGACGAGGTCTTCGAGGAGGATTTCGCCACGAAGCCCGACAAGACCTGGACACCGGAGGAGCTGGTGGATATCGCCGTATCGCACGGCCCCGACTTCCCGCCGGGCGCGCGCTGGGCGTACTCCAACACGAACTACATCCTCCTCGGGATGATCGCCGAGGAGGTCTCCGGCGAGTTTATCGGCGACCTCATCCGCGAGAACATCGTCGAGCCGCTCGGGCTCGCCTGCACCGTGTGGCCCGACGGCCCCACGATGGAGGACCCCTGCCTGCATGGCTACTGGGACCCGGGATGCACGGGCGTTCTCAAGGATTGCAGCAGGTACGAGCCGACCGCCGAGTTCGGCGCGGGTGCGATGATCTCCTGCGTCGAGGACCTCCTCGTGTGGGCGAAGGCGTTCGCGGAGGGGGCGCTGCTCGGCGAATCCGTCCGCCGGGAGCAGCGGACCCTGGTCGACGCCGGCGGGGGGGGGAGATGGGGCCTCGGCGTCTCATTCGTGCACGGATTCTACGGGCACGGCGGGAACATCCGGGGGTACGACATTTCGATGTACCATCTCCCGTCGCGGGACGCGTCGTTCGCGATCCTGCTCAACAGGCAGGTCGGCTGGGAAGAGTGCAGCGCGCCTGTCGTGGTTTCGGCGTCCATCTTCAAGGAGATCGCGGCGGAACTCGTCAAGGCATCCTCCCTCCTCCAGCTCGACCTGAACGGGCGGGAGGCGGCGGTGGGCGACACCGTGAGCGTCCTCGCGACCGCGGCGCACCTCGTGCCCCCCTTCGACGCCTACTGCGTCGTCGAGGATCCCGCGGGGACGCTCTTCTCCCTCGGTCCCGGCGGCGCGGTCATGCCGGGCGTCTCGCCGTTCGCCCGCGGCGTCCCCTTCGTCTCGGATCCCGTGACCGTCGAGCTGTTCCGGGATCCGATCCCCCCGGGCCTGCGGCTCGGCCGCTACCGGGTCACGCTCGGCATCTGCGACCCGGGCGCCCGGCCCTCCCTCGACTCCGCCCGGGAATACCGGCAGGACCTGATCGCCATCCGCTGA
- a CDS encoding co-chaperone GroES, with translation MKVKPLGDRILVVRIEDAEVKKGGIIIPDTAKEKPMQAKVIEVGLGKRNEDGKLIPFEVKKGDTVLIGKYAGTEVTIADKEHLILREEDVLAVIS, from the coding sequence ATGAAGGTAAAACCCCTGGGCGACAGGATCCTGGTGGTGAGGATCGAGGATGCCGAGGTGAAGAAGGGCGGCATCATCATACCCGACACCGCGAAGGAGAAGCCGATGCAGGCCAAGGTGATCGAGGTCGGCTTGGGCAAGAGGAACGAGGACGGGAAGCTGATCCCGTTCGAGGTGAAGAAGGGCGACACGGTCCTGATCGGGAAATACGCGGGCACCGAGGTGACGATCGCCGACAAGGAGCACCTGATCCTCCGCGAAGAGGATGTCCTCGCGGTCATCTCGTAA
- a CDS encoding GldG family protein has product MANGRTVKIRRAAIGVNVTASCLIAGAIFLMVNYLGYRHYRRFDWTASSYFSLSDKTIGVLKGLEKPVAAYVFYPPYNPTHDDIRELLARYAAVTKNLTVEHVDPEKDPARVRFLLGKFKIPPTDRAPSIVVFEEGEKTKYVYDKDIVEMDYSGARRGQAPTIKAFKGEQAFTSAILNLTQGTQPVVYAVTKHGEADLDDAGPRGLEVCKTLLERENLKVEKLSLHEKRGIPDDCGLLLIAGPVEPYMDEEKKTLAGYLERGGRLFVALDPRTNSGLEPLLKAWGAEAGDNIVVDPESAQRLIFLSPLNLLADNYGFHEITDQMKGRATFFAEARSVSPEASNRGLSARTLLQTSPSGWGETDFTDETFRFDEGKDAKGPVSFGVAVETNPEKAGGARDNGFRLVVVGDSDFITNEKIATMGNATLLLNIVNWLTSRENLIAIGPKMPEQTRVRLNAAQMRSIFWLFGALPVFGLLLGVVVWWRRRK; this is encoded by the coding sequence ATGGCTAACGGGCGGACTGTAAAGATACGAAGGGCGGCGATCGGCGTCAACGTGACGGCCTCGTGCCTCATCGCGGGCGCCATCTTCCTGATGGTCAACTACCTCGGCTATCGGCACTACCGGAGGTTCGACTGGACCGCGAGCAGCTACTTCTCGCTCTCCGACAAGACGATCGGCGTCCTGAAGGGCCTCGAGAAGCCGGTGGCGGCCTACGTCTTCTACCCCCCGTACAATCCCACGCACGACGACATACGCGAGCTCCTCGCGCGCTACGCGGCGGTGACGAAGAACCTGACGGTGGAGCACGTGGACCCGGAGAAGGACCCCGCCCGCGTGCGTTTCCTCCTGGGCAAATTCAAGATCCCGCCGACCGACCGGGCCCCGAGCATCGTCGTCTTCGAGGAGGGGGAGAAGACCAAGTACGTCTACGACAAGGACATCGTCGAGATGGACTACAGCGGCGCCCGGCGCGGGCAGGCCCCCACGATCAAGGCGTTCAAGGGGGAACAGGCGTTCACCTCGGCGATCCTCAACCTGACCCAGGGGACGCAGCCGGTCGTCTACGCGGTCACGAAGCACGGCGAGGCCGACCTCGACGACGCGGGGCCGCGGGGGCTCGAGGTCTGCAAGACCCTCCTGGAGCGCGAGAACCTGAAGGTCGAGAAGCTCTCCCTCCACGAGAAACGCGGGATCCCCGACGACTGCGGCCTCCTCCTCATCGCCGGCCCCGTCGAGCCGTACATGGACGAGGAGAAGAAGACCCTCGCCGGCTACCTCGAGCGGGGCGGGCGGCTCTTCGTCGCGCTCGACCCCCGGACGAACTCCGGCCTCGAGCCGCTCCTGAAGGCGTGGGGCGCGGAGGCGGGGGACAACATCGTCGTGGACCCGGAGTCCGCCCAGCGCCTCATCTTCCTCAGCCCGCTGAACCTCCTCGCCGACAACTACGGGTTCCACGAGATCACCGACCAGATGAAGGGGCGGGCGACCTTCTTCGCCGAGGCCCGTTCCGTCTCCCCGGAGGCGTCGAATCGGGGGCTCTCCGCCCGGACCCTGCTGCAGACCTCTCCGTCGGGATGGGGGGAGACCGACTTCACGGATGAGACGTTCCGCTTCGACGAGGGGAAGGACGCGAAGGGTCCGGTCTCCTTCGGCGTCGCGGTCGAGACGAACCCGGAGAAGGCCGGCGGCGCCCGGGACAACGGGTTCCGGCTGGTGGTGGTCGGCGACTCGGATTTCATCACGAACGAGAAGATCGCCACGATGGGCAACGCCACCCTGCTCCTCAACATCGTCAACTGGCTCACCAGCAGGGAGAATCTGATCGCCATCGGCCCCAAGATGCCGGAGCAGACGCGCGTCCGGCTCAACGCCGCGCAGATGCGCAGCATCTTCTGGCTGTTCGGGGCGCTGCCCGTCTTCGGCCTCCTGCTCGGCGTCGTCGTCTGGTGGCGGCGGCGGAAGTAG
- a CDS encoding radical SAM protein produces MIAIRKSPDTAEKLATLSRDSRYDLACACATRADEHRRRSPDDTWIYPVIHPDGRATFLFKVLLSNECVNRCAYCPLRAGADIARCTLAPEELARAFLSYYRAGRVSGLFLSSAVRGSPDDTMERINRVAVSLRRARFRGYIHLKIIPGASDAAIEQALGLATAVSLNIETAGEANFRRLDTGKEYLRDIVRPMRLIGALTAKGRRYAGVKQTTQFVVGAAQETDAELIRYTWRLYKGLGLARVYFSAYQRAAGSAALSPVRGNRDLLMREHRLYQADWLIRKYGFAADEIPLGPDGNLSLEADPKEIWARAHPEFFPVAVNRDDAARLLRVPGIGQVAAKRILALRRDGTSFRSPEDLARAVVLRGKAVPYLSF; encoded by the coding sequence ATGATCGCGATACGGAAGAGCCCCGACACCGCGGAGAAGCTCGCGACCCTGTCGCGCGACTCGCGCTACGACCTGGCGTGCGCCTGCGCGACGCGCGCGGACGAGCACCGCCGGCGATCCCCCGATGACACGTGGATCTACCCGGTGATCCATCCCGACGGGCGCGCGACCTTCCTGTTCAAGGTCCTGCTCTCCAACGAGTGCGTCAACCGCTGCGCCTACTGCCCCCTCCGGGCCGGGGCGGATATCGCCCGCTGCACCCTCGCCCCCGAGGAGCTGGCGCGGGCGTTCCTCTCCTACTACAGGGCGGGGCGGGTGAGCGGCCTGTTCCTGAGCAGCGCGGTGCGCGGGAGCCCCGACGACACGATGGAGCGGATCAACCGCGTCGCAGTCTCCCTGCGCAGGGCGCGGTTCAGGGGCTACATCCACCTCAAGATCATCCCCGGGGCCTCGGACGCCGCGATCGAGCAGGCGCTGGGCCTCGCCACGGCGGTGTCCCTGAACATCGAGACCGCCGGGGAGGCCAATTTCAGGCGCCTGGACACCGGGAAGGAGTACCTCCGCGACATCGTCAGGCCGATGCGTCTCATTGGCGCGCTCACCGCGAAGGGACGCCGCTACGCGGGGGTGAAACAGACGACGCAGTTCGTCGTGGGGGCCGCGCAGGAGACGGATGCGGAGCTCATCCGCTACACCTGGAGACTGTACAAGGGGCTGGGGCTGGCCCGGGTCTACTTCAGCGCCTACCAGCGCGCGGCGGGCTCCGCCGCGCTCTCCCCGGTCCGGGGCAACCGCGACCTCCTTATGCGCGAGCACCGGCTCTACCAGGCCGACTGGCTCATCAGAAAGTACGGTTTTGCCGCCGACGAGATACCGCTGGGGCCGGACGGGAACCTGTCGCTCGAGGCCGACCCGAAGGAGATCTGGGCGCGGGCGCACCCGGAGTTTTTCCCCGTCGCGGTCAACAGGGACGACGCCGCCCGGCTCCTCCGTGTGCCGGGGATAGGGCAGGTGGCGGCGAAGCGGATCCTGGCGCTGCGGCGGGACGGAACGAGCTTCCGCTCGCCGGAGGATCTCGCGCGGGCCGTCGTCCTGCGCGGGAAGGCCGTACCCTATCTGTCGTTCTGA
- a CDS encoding DNA-directed RNA polymerase subunit omega encodes MLAEAVLKTGSAPLLVNIVANRIKQLDRGGVPLCDAPQGLNTAEIALREFNEGKIGYRSRILPA; translated from the coding sequence ATTCTCGCGGAGGCGGTTCTCAAGACCGGGAGCGCTCCGCTCCTCGTCAACATCGTCGCCAACCGCATCAAGCAGCTCGACCGCGGGGGGGTGCCGCTATGCGACGCTCCGCAGGGGCTCAACACCGCCGAGATAGCGCTGCGGGAGTTCAACGAGGGGAAGATCGGCTACCGGTCGAGGATCCTTCCCGCGTGA
- a CDS encoding NYN domain-containing protein, with translation MPVEPAQKRAITFVDGQNLFFAVKDVFGYAYPNYDVMALSKAVCRLQNWHLRQARFYTGVPDQTDNAFWHHFWNHKLAIMGRHGVHVFSRSLRYRNRRVRLPDSTQHTFTSGEEKGIDVRIAIDVIRLAHSREYDVAVIFSQDQDLSEVADEVRVIAKEQNRWIKVASAFPVSPVVTRARGINKTDWIRIDRTTYDTCIDSRDYRSIGT, from the coding sequence ATGCCCGTTGAACCCGCCCAAAAGCGCGCCATTACCTTTGTTGACGGCCAGAATCTGTTCTTCGCCGTGAAGGATGTCTTCGGCTATGCATATCCGAATTATGATGTTATGGCTCTCTCAAAGGCAGTCTGTCGCTTGCAGAATTGGCACCTTCGGCAGGCGCGCTTTTACACGGGAGTGCCCGATCAGACCGATAATGCATTCTGGCATCATTTCTGGAATCATAAGCTGGCGATAATGGGACGGCATGGCGTGCATGTATTTTCGCGCTCCCTCCGCTACCGCAATCGGCGAGTCCGGCTGCCCGATAGCACGCAGCACACATTCACTTCCGGAGAGGAAAAGGGTATTGATGTTCGAATCGCCATCGATGTGATCCGCCTTGCGCACAGTCGGGAGTACGACGTCGCCGTCATCTTCAGCCAGGATCAGGATCTGTCGGAGGTTGCCGATGAGGTGCGCGTCATCGCGAAAGAGCAGAACCGCTGGATCAAGGTTGCCTCCGCCTTCCCGGTGAGCCCTGTGGTGACGAGGGCGCGCGGCATAAACAAGACTGACTGGATCCGTATCGACCGCACCACATATGACACCTGTATCGATTCCAGGGATTATCGCTCCATTGGGACATAG
- the groL gene encoding chaperonin GroEL (60 kDa chaperone family; promotes refolding of misfolded polypeptides especially under stressful conditions; forms two stacked rings of heptamers to form a barrel-shaped 14mer; ends can be capped by GroES; misfolded proteins enter the barrel where they are refolded when GroES binds), whose translation MAAKQLIFGADARQHILNGVAKLSKAVKVTLGPAGRNVVLDKKFGSPTITKDGVTVAKEIELEDSYENMGAQMVREVASKTSEDAGDGTTTATVLAEAIYREGLKNVTAGINPMELKRGIDKAVESVKKDLVKLSKSVKDRKEISQVATISANSDSTIGEIIADAMEKVGKDGTITVEEAKGIETTLKVVEGMQFDKGYLSPYFMTDAETMEAVLEDCYILIHEKKISNLKDMLPLLEKVAKSGKPLLVIAEDVEGEALATLVVNKIRGTLACCAVKAPGFGDRRKAMLEDIAILTGGKCISEDLGIKLESLQLSDLGRAKRVTIDKEDTTIVEGEGKSSDIQGRVSQIRLQIDETTSDYDREKLQERLAKLAGGVAVINVGASTETEMKERKARVEDALHATRAAVEEGIVPGGGVALLRCAPALDRLKLDEEQMIGVQIVKRALEEPLRQLACNAGEEGSVVVQEVKKREGAQGYNVADNEYEDLFKAGIIDPTKVARTALQNAASIAGLMLTTEALITDAPEKEKPAPAMPPGGMGGMGGGMY comes from the coding sequence ATGGCAGCGAAGCAACTCATATTCGGGGCCGACGCCCGGCAGCATATCCTGAACGGCGTCGCCAAGCTCAGCAAGGCGGTCAAGGTCACGCTCGGCCCCGCGGGCCGGAACGTCGTCCTGGACAAGAAGTTCGGCTCCCCGACCATCACCAAGGACGGGGTGACCGTGGCCAAGGAGATCGAGCTCGAGGATTCGTACGAGAATATGGGCGCCCAGATGGTCCGCGAGGTGGCGTCGAAGACCTCCGAGGACGCCGGCGACGGCACCACCACGGCGACCGTGCTCGCGGAGGCGATCTACCGCGAGGGGCTCAAGAACGTCACCGCGGGGATCAACCCGATGGAGCTCAAGCGCGGCATCGACAAGGCCGTCGAGAGCGTGAAGAAGGATCTCGTGAAGCTCTCCAAGTCGGTCAAGGACCGCAAGGAGATCTCCCAGGTGGCCACCATCTCGGCCAACAGCGACTCCACGATCGGCGAGATCATCGCCGACGCGATGGAGAAGGTCGGCAAGGACGGCACGATCACGGTCGAGGAGGCCAAGGGGATCGAGACGACCCTGAAGGTCGTCGAGGGGATGCAGTTCGACAAGGGCTACCTGTCCCCGTATTTCATGACCGACGCCGAGACGATGGAGGCGGTCCTTGAGGACTGCTACATCCTCATCCACGAGAAGAAGATCTCCAACCTCAAGGACATGCTCCCGCTGCTGGAGAAGGTCGCCAAGAGCGGCAAGCCGCTGCTCGTGATCGCCGAGGACGTCGAGGGAGAGGCTCTGGCGACCCTGGTGGTCAACAAGATCCGCGGCACGCTCGCCTGCTGCGCCGTCAAGGCCCCGGGCTTCGGGGACCGGCGGAAGGCGATGCTTGAGGATATCGCGATCCTCACCGGCGGCAAGTGCATCAGCGAGGACCTCGGGATCAAGCTCGAGTCCCTCCAGCTCTCCGACCTCGGCCGCGCCAAGCGCGTGACCATCGACAAGGAAGACACCACGATCGTCGAGGGCGAGGGGAAATCCTCCGACATCCAGGGGCGCGTCAGCCAGATCCGCCTCCAGATCGACGAGACGACCTCGGACTACGACCGCGAGAAGCTCCAGGAGCGGCTCGCCAAGCTCGCGGGCGGCGTGGCGGTGATCAACGTCGGCGCCTCGACCGAGACCGAGATGAAGGAGCGCAAGGCGCGCGTCGAGGATGCGCTGCACGCGACGCGGGCGGCGGTCGAGGAGGGGATCGTCCCCGGCGGCGGCGTGGCCCTGCTGCGCTGCGCCCCGGCCCTCGATCGGCTGAAGCTGGACGAGGAGCAGATGATCGGCGTCCAGATCGTGAAGCGGGCGCTCGAGGAGCCGCTGCGGCAGCTCGCCTGCAACGCCGGCGAGGAAGGGTCGGTCGTGGTGCAGGAGGTGAAGAAGCGCGAGGGGGCCCAGGGCTACAACGTGGCCGACAACGAGTACGAGGACCTCTTCAAGGCGGGCATCATCGACCCGACCAAGGTGGCGCGGACCGCGTTGCAGAACGCGGCGAGCATCGCCGGGCTGATGCTGACCACCGAGGCGCTCATCACCGACGCGCCGGAGAAGGAGAAGCCGGCGCCGGCGATGCCCCCGGGCGGCATGGGCGGCATGGGCGGCGGGATGTACTGA
- the dnaK gene encoding molecular chaperone DnaK, which yields MSKVIGIDLGTTNSCAAVMQGGEPVVIPNAEGNRVTPSTVAITKSGERLVGQTAKRQAVTNYSNTIFSIKRFMGRKYEEVGSEIKLVPYKVVRASNGDVNVAAGGKTMSPPEVSSIILQKMKSDAEAYLGEKVTQAVITVPAYFNDSQRQATKDAGRIAGLEVLRIINEPTAASLAYGLDKKKDEKIAVYDLGGGTFDISILEIGDGVFEVKSTNGDTHLGGDDFDQRIVDWIADEFKREQGIDIRQDKMALQRLKEASEKAKCELSSATETEINLPFITADASGPKHLVLKLSRSKLEQLVGDLIERTIGPCKRAIEDSGIALDKIDEVILVGGQTRMPKVQEAVKKLFGKEPHKGVNPDEVVAVGAAIQAGVLKGEVKDVLLLDVTPLSLGIETLGGVTTRLIERNTTIPTKKNEIFSTASDSQTSVDIRVLQGEREMAADNKLIGNFQLVGIPPAPRGIPQIEVTFDIDVNGILHVSAKDLGTGKEQSIKITASSGLDEGEIKRMVKDAELHANEDKTRRERIETKNRSEAAVYEAEKLLKEHGGKISAEQQEKLKAAMERVREAVKKDDHDEMKSASEALTQAWHAVSSELYAQAGPKGRPEGAQGGPQGGPGAGQPGEEGPQQKKGGDDVIDADYEVVDDDKK from the coding sequence ATGTCCAAGGTTATCGGTATAGATCTCGGTACCACCAACTCATGCGCGGCGGTGATGCAGGGCGGTGAGCCGGTGGTCATCCCCAACGCCGAGGGGAACCGCGTGACGCCGTCAACCGTGGCGATCACCAAGTCCGGCGAGCGGCTCGTGGGGCAGACGGCCAAGCGGCAGGCGGTGACGAACTACAGCAACACCATCTTCTCCATCAAGCGCTTCATGGGGCGCAAGTACGAGGAGGTGGGGAGCGAGATCAAGCTCGTCCCCTACAAGGTCGTGCGCGCCTCCAACGGCGACGTCAACGTCGCCGCCGGCGGCAAGACGATGTCTCCGCCGGAGGTCTCCTCGATCATCCTCCAGAAGATGAAGAGCGACGCCGAGGCGTACCTGGGCGAGAAGGTCACCCAGGCCGTCATCACGGTCCCGGCCTACTTCAACGACAGCCAGCGCCAGGCCACCAAGGACGCGGGCCGCATCGCGGGCCTCGAGGTGCTCCGCATCATCAACGAACCCACCGCCGCCTCGCTCGCCTACGGCCTCGACAAGAAGAAGGACGAGAAGATCGCCGTCTACGACCTCGGCGGAGGCACCTTCGACATCTCCATCCTCGAGATCGGCGACGGCGTCTTCGAGGTCAAATCCACCAACGGCGACACGCACCTCGGCGGGGACGACTTTGACCAGCGGATCGTGGACTGGATCGCCGACGAGTTCAAGCGCGAGCAGGGGATCGACATCCGCCAGGACAAGATGGCCCTGCAGCGCCTGAAGGAGGCGTCGGAGAAGGCCAAGTGCGAACTCTCCTCCGCGACCGAGACCGAGATCAACCTCCCGTTCATCACCGCGGACGCCTCCGGGCCCAAGCACCTCGTCCTCAAGCTCTCCCGCTCGAAGCTCGAGCAGCTGGTGGGCGACCTGATCGAGCGCACCATCGGCCCCTGCAAGCGGGCGATCGAGGACTCCGGCATCGCGCTCGACAAGATCGACGAGGTGATCCTCGTCGGCGGGCAGACCCGGATGCCCAAGGTGCAGGAGGCGGTCAAGAAGCTGTTCGGGAAGGAGCCGCACAAGGGCGTGAACCCCGACGAGGTGGTCGCGGTCGGCGCCGCCATCCAGGCCGGCGTCCTCAAGGGGGAGGTGAAGGACGTCCTGCTCCTCGACGTGACCCCGCTCTCCCTCGGCATCGAGACCCTCGGCGGCGTGACGACCCGCCTCATCGAGCGCAACACCACCATCCCCACCAAGAAGAACGAGATCTTCTCCACCGCCTCCGACAGCCAGACGAGCGTGGACATCCGCGTCCTGCAGGGCGAGCGCGAGATGGCGGCCGACAACAAGCTGATCGGCAACTTCCAGCTCGTGGGCATCCCGCCCGCGCCGCGCGGCATCCCGCAGATCGAGGTGACGTTCGACATCGACGTCAACGGCATCCTCCACGTCTCCGCGAAGGACCTCGGGACCGGCAAGGAGCAGTCGATCAAGATCACCGCCTCGAGCGGCCTGGACGAAGGCGAGATCAAGCGGATGGTCAAGGACGCCGAGCTCCACGCCAACGAGGACAAGACGCGCCGGGAGCGGATCGAGACGAAGAACCGCTCCGAGGCCGCGGTCTACGAGGCCGAGAAGCTCCTGAAGGAGCACGGAGGGAAGATCTCCGCGGAGCAGCAGGAGAAGCTCAAGGCCGCGATGGAGCGCGTCCGGGAGGCGGTGAAGAAGGACGACCACGACGAGATGAAGTCCGCCTCGGAGGCGCTGACGCAGGCCTGGCACGCGGTCTCCTCCGAGCTGTACGCCCAGGCGGGGCCGAAGGGGCGGCCGGAGGGGGCGCAGGGCGGCCCGCAGGGAGGCCCCGGCGCGGGGCAGCCCGGCGAGGAGGGGCCGCAGCAGAAGAAGGGCGGCGACGACGTGATCGACGCCGATTACGAGGTCGTGGACGACGACAAGAAGTAG